From Candidatus Zixiibacteriota bacterium, a single genomic window includes:
- a CDS encoding ATP-binding protein encodes MRISIQIKSIVGISVLTVGLAFSLMWISLYHGGEAIREELLRRGDISVKNLAYNSTYATLIGDTTALADLLNGVLAEQEVFYARIVERAGRVLVQRGRLAEQQASDERPERTTDSAGGEWADGFVLRFEPDGQTVHFQAPIILRQDAQTDPFGSGGLYDAWWGDDARGGRKVLGHAQIGMTTHYIEDSIARMRSNMMWITILVALCAILVTSIAVRVSIRPVNDLADATHRIAGGDYDVRVADDRKDEIGDLAKSFNRMTADLKATRGALVEKNLLEDAILELKETQQQLVQAGKMAAIGQLAAGVAHEINNPLAGIMGYAQLAAEQLRARSARGIRPEEVARFQGYIENMERQSQRCKHIVQNLLRFARASSKDQTAPIAINDVLRETLQFMEHQLTTRQVTVTLALAENLPSVMGHAGQLQQIFTNILINAVQAMRDNGDLHVTSRLFSGWVQVIVRDNGHGIAPDNLEKIFEPFFTTKEIGQGTGLGLSVTYGLVKDMGGRIDVESQVNAGTTFTVSLPSSGRIANSQPPVKGQAPSPPNEIKIDEIRYV; translated from the coding sequence GTGAGAATCAGCATTCAAATCAAGTCAATTGTCGGCATCTCGGTCCTGACCGTCGGGCTGGCGTTTTCGCTGATGTGGATCTCGCTGTATCACGGCGGCGAGGCGATTCGTGAGGAATTGCTGCGGCGCGGCGACATCTCGGTCAAAAATCTCGCCTACAATTCGACATACGCGACGTTGATCGGCGACACGACCGCGCTGGCCGATCTGCTCAACGGCGTGCTCGCCGAGCAGGAGGTCTTCTACGCGCGGATCGTCGAACGGGCCGGCAGGGTACTGGTGCAACGCGGCCGCCTCGCAGAGCAGCAGGCGTCGGACGAGCGTCCGGAGAGGACAACCGATTCCGCCGGCGGCGAATGGGCTGACGGCTTTGTGTTGCGGTTTGAGCCGGACGGACAGACAGTCCATTTCCAGGCGCCGATCATCTTGCGTCAGGATGCGCAGACCGACCCGTTCGGATCGGGCGGTCTCTACGACGCGTGGTGGGGAGACGATGCCCGGGGCGGCCGCAAGGTCCTGGGGCATGCGCAGATCGGCATGACGACACATTACATCGAAGACTCGATCGCCCGTATGCGCAGCAACATGATGTGGATCACAATCCTCGTCGCACTGTGCGCGATCCTGGTGACCTCGATTGCCGTTCGGGTGAGCATCCGTCCGGTCAACGACCTGGCCGATGCAACGCATCGCATTGCCGGCGGCGATTACGATGTCCGTGTGGCGGATGATCGCAAAGATGAAATCGGCGATCTGGCCAAGTCGTTTAACCGCATGACGGCGGACTTGAAGGCGACGCGCGGCGCGCTGGTGGAAAAGAATCTGCTCGAAGATGCGATCCTGGAGTTGAAGGAGACACAGCAACAGCTTGTGCAGGCGGGAAAAATGGCCGCCATCGGCCAACTGGCAGCGGGCGTGGCCCATGAGATCAACAACCCGCTGGCCGGTATCATGGGATATGCCCAGTTGGCCGCCGAACAACTGCGGGCCCGCAGCGCACGCGGCATCCGGCCCGAAGAGGTTGCCCGCTTTCAGGGATACATCGAAAACATGGAACGCCAGTCGCAGCGCTGCAAGCACATCGTGCAGAATCTGCTGCGTTTTGCACGGGCGTCCTCCAAAGACCAAACCGCTCCGATTGCGATCAACGACGTCCTCCGCGAGACGCTCCAGTTTATGGAGCATCAGTTGACGACCCGACAAGTAACGGTCACTCTGGCGCTCGCCGAGAATCTCCCGAGCGTGATGGGCCACGCGGGGCAATTGCAGCAGATCTTCACCAATATTCTCATCAACGCTGTGCAGGCCATGCGCGATAACGGCGACCTGCATGTGACCTCCCGGCTGTTCAGCGGGTGGGTGCAAGTCATTGTCCGGGACAACGGACACGGAATTGCTCCGGATAATCTCGAAAAGATATTCGAGCCGTTCTTCACCACCAAAGAAATCGGTCAGGGCACGGGCCTGGGGCTCTCGGTGACCTACGGATTGGTCAAGGACATGGGCGGACGAATCGACGTGGAGTCGCAGGTCAATGCCGGCACGACATTCACCGTTTCGTTACCCTCATCGGGCAGAATCGCCAATTCCCAACCTCCGGTGAAGGGACAGGCCCCATCGCCACCCAACGAGATCAAGATCGATGAGATCCGCTATGTGTGA
- a CDS encoding citrate (Si)-synthase, whose product MSAIHARLSELLPQWRSDLKTLLQAHGDRKVAEVSLKQIFGGMRGVRALVCDTSRVKADEGLFIRGTAIMSLTDRLPEEVFWLLLTGAIPDERELESMRKELRQRAEVPEYVWHVMQAMPPDSHPMCMFNTGILVMERESIFHRHYDEGISKEHYWEGTLEDALTIIARVPTLAAGIYRLRFGKGQRIPSNPELDWTTDLTQMLGVPDPDGNFAKLMRLYMVLHCDHESGNVSANAAATVNSALSDLYYALSAGFNGLAGPLHGLANQECLKWVLQVRDAFGGVPTDRQLEEYAWNTLNAGQVIPGYGHPVLRVTDPRFDAFLEFGKRYCAEDEVYRIVAKVYEVVPNVLRQVNKIKDPWPNVDAASGALLYKYGLTEFPFYTVMFAVSRALGICAQAVIARGMGYPIVRPKSSTTEWLREAVSEGKVPAHTAP is encoded by the coding sequence ATGTCCGCAATACATGCCCGATTGTCCGAACTCCTGCCCCAGTGGCGCTCCGATCTAAAGACGTTGCTGCAAGCGCACGGGGACCGCAAAGTGGCGGAGGTCTCGCTTAAACAGATATTCGGCGGCATGCGCGGTGTGCGCGCGCTGGTCTGCGACACGTCTCGCGTCAAGGCCGATGAGGGTCTCTTCATTCGCGGCACAGCGATCATGTCGCTGACCGACCGGCTGCCCGAGGAAGTCTTCTGGCTGCTGCTGACCGGGGCGATTCCCGATGAGCGCGAACTCGAATCCATGCGAAAGGAACTGCGGCAGCGTGCCGAAGTGCCCGAATACGTCTGGCACGTGATGCAGGCGATGCCGCCGGATTCGCACCCGATGTGTATGTTCAACACCGGCATTCTCGTCATGGAACGCGAGTCCATCTTCCACCGTCACTACGATGAGGGAATCAGCAAAGAACACTACTGGGAGGGCACGCTCGAAGATGCTTTGACGATCATCGCGCGCGTACCGACGCTCGCGGCTGGGATCTACCGCCTGCGCTTCGGCAAGGGGCAACGCATTCCCAGCAACCCCGAGCTGGACTGGACGACTGATCTCACGCAGATGCTGGGTGTGCCCGATCCCGACGGCAACTTCGCCAAGCTGATGCGTTTGTACATGGTGCTGCACTGCGACCATGAGTCGGGCAATGTCTCGGCCAATGCGGCCGCCACCGTCAACTCGGCACTCTCGGACCTTTACTATGCGCTATCGGCTGGGTTCAACGGTCTGGCCGGGCCGCTGCACGGGCTGGCCAACCAGGAATGCCTCAAGTGGGTGCTGCAAGTCCGTGACGCCTTCGGCGGTGTCCCGACGGACCGTCAGTTGGAGGAATACGCGTGGAATACGCTGAATGCCGGACAGGTGATCCCCGGTTACGGTCACCCGGTCCTGCGCGTCACCGACCCGCGCTTCGATGCATTTCTGGAATTCGGCAAGCGCTACTGCGCTGAGGATGAGGTATACCGGATCGTCGCCAAAGTCTACGAGGTCGTGCCCAACGTTCTTCGCCAAGTCAACAAGATCAAGGACCCGTGGCCCAATGTCGATGCGGCCTCCGGTGCGCTGCTGTACAAGTATGGACTCACCGAATTCCCGTTCTACACCGTCATGTTTGCGGTGTCGCGCGCGCTGGGCATCTGTGCGCAGGCGGTGATCGCGCGCGGGATGGGCTATCCGATCGTGCGTCCGAAGTCTTCGACCACGGAGTGGCTCCGCGAGGCTGTGAGCGAAGGCAAAGTCCCGGCGCACACGGCGCCTTAG
- a CDS encoding PorV/PorQ family protein — translation MRRIVSSLLMGLWGLSFGAAHAGTPARLGTAGALELLIPTDARGVAMGGSVMAEGRGVQSLFWNPAGAAVLQGDEIAVSHRRYIADIGMSHLAYARETGALGTLGLSAKVLSTDGDQVYTVDQPDGTGETFATSFVVVGLSLARTMTDRVSVGVNAHYVAEQIHRETAQGLAFDIGFVYRPTIAGLTLGVAIKNYGPKMRFDGPDFSVPSGDDNPDAELRSRSASFELPSFIQFGLAWNGWSPAGQNVTFVGAFQANNFSEDEFRLGTEWALADQLFLRGGYVASPLDGFQYGFSGGAGLRIPFGESVTSVDYAWVDAGVFESNHLFTVTLAF, via the coding sequence ATGCGAAGGATCGTTTCCAGTCTGTTGATGGGGCTATGGGGCTTGTCGTTCGGCGCCGCGCACGCGGGTACACCGGCGCGTCTGGGCACGGCGGGTGCGCTGGAATTGCTGATTCCCACGGACGCACGCGGCGTCGCGATGGGCGGCTCGGTCATGGCCGAGGGACGCGGCGTGCAGTCGCTCTTTTGGAATCCCGCCGGCGCGGCGGTCTTGCAGGGCGACGAAATCGCCGTCTCGCACCGTCGCTACATCGCCGACATCGGAATGTCCCATTTGGCGTACGCGCGTGAAACCGGCGCTCTGGGTACGCTGGGGCTCTCCGCCAAGGTGCTCTCCACCGATGGCGACCAGGTCTACACCGTCGACCAGCCGGACGGCACGGGCGAAACATTTGCAACGTCCTTCGTTGTCGTCGGGTTGTCGCTGGCGCGCACCATGACGGACAGAGTTTCCGTCGGGGTCAATGCGCATTATGTCGCCGAGCAGATTCATCGCGAAACCGCGCAGGGACTGGCGTTCGACATCGGCTTCGTCTATCGTCCGACGATCGCAGGGCTCACGCTGGGTGTTGCCATCAAGAACTATGGACCGAAGATGCGCTTTGACGGTCCCGACTTCTCGGTGCCATCCGGCGATGACAATCCGGATGCGGAACTGCGCAGCCGCAGCGCGTCCTTCGAGCTGCCGTCGTTCATTCAATTCGGACTGGCGTGGAACGGCTGGAGCCCGGCGGGGCAGAATGTCACGTTCGTGGGCGCCTTTCAGGCGAACAACTTCTCAGAGGACGAATTTCGGCTGGGTACCGAATGGGCGTTGGCCGATCAGCTATTCTTGCGCGGCGGTTATGTTGCCTCGCCGCTGGACGGATTCCAGTACGGTTTCTCCGGCGGCGCGGGGCTGCGCATCCCGTTCGGGGAATCGGTCACGTCGGTGGACTATGCCTGGGTCGATGCCGGCGTCTTTGAGAGCAACCACCTGTTCACGGTCACCTTGGCATTCTGA
- a CDS encoding NAD(P)H-binding protein, translating into MGISIAVIGATGLVGEPVARRLLVDGHTVRVCSHAPDDANARFGDACEVVHCDVRRPESVRTALFGMQGVHVNLHGKTADECEELEHQGTRTVARIAAELGLERLTYTAGISARSANAHFAPSAAKLRAIAAIVETIVPFTIFRPHWFFESLPLFVKPGRAYLLGRQRNAWHWVALADYARMVSTAYTTPESVGQILDIWGPQPVSLAEALTRFASQQTPPIRVSRIPLWRASLLATLMGNRELRAAAVQMRFWDRFSETGDPTSANSLLGAPTISFEEWLASRIRGTRTGYDVTGG; encoded by the coding sequence ATGGGAATCAGCATCGCCGTCATCGGAGCCACCGGCTTGGTCGGAGAGCCGGTCGCCCGCCGTCTTCTTGTGGATGGCCACACCGTGCGCGTCTGTTCGCATGCGCCGGACGATGCCAATGCGCGCTTCGGCGACGCCTGCGAAGTCGTGCATTGCGATGTTCGCCGGCCAGAATCAGTCCGCACCGCGTTGTTCGGCATGCAGGGGGTGCATGTCAACCTGCACGGCAAAACAGCGGATGAATGCGAAGAACTGGAACACCAGGGGACGCGAACGGTCGCGCGGATTGCCGCCGAACTGGGTCTGGAGCGGCTGACATACACCGCGGGCATCAGCGCCCGCAGTGCGAACGCCCACTTCGCACCGTCGGCGGCCAAATTGCGGGCGATCGCTGCGATTGTCGAGACGATCGTGCCGTTCACGATCTTCCGTCCTCATTGGTTTTTCGAATCGCTCCCGCTCTTCGTCAAGCCCGGTCGCGCATACTTGTTGGGGCGGCAACGCAACGCCTGGCACTGGGTGGCGCTGGCCGACTATGCACGCATGGTGTCGACGGCCTACACAACGCCGGAATCCGTCGGGCAGATTCTCGATATCTGGGGACCGCAGCCCGTCTCCCTGGCCGAAGCATTGACACGTTTCGCATCGCAACAGACTCCGCCAATCCGGGTCAGCCGAATTCCGTTGTGGCGCGCCTCGCTGTTGGCGACGCTGATGGGCAATCGGGAACTCAGGGCCGCGGCGGTGCAGATGCGATTCTGGGACCGCTTTTCCGAAACCGGAGACCCGACGTCGGCGAACAGTCTGCTGGGCGCCCCGACCATTTCATTCGAAGAGTGGCTGGCGAGCCGGATACGGGGAACCCGCACCGGTTATGATGTGACCGGCGGTTGA
- a CDS encoding response regulator — protein sequence MRSAMCEDVLADGRYAILIVDDEPFLRDLLAEALSEYRVTVAGDGHTALQLIERNAFRVVITDLMMPEITGFDVLRAARSKSDRVQVLVMTGYPSEDNKRRCRSLGCFDVVSKPFDVFEVRSRVRHCLADDPAGPAGGR from the coding sequence ATGAGATCCGCTATGTGTGAAGACGTGTTGGCCGACGGTCGCTACGCCATCCTGATCGTCGACGATGAACCGTTTCTGCGCGACCTGTTGGCGGAGGCCCTCTCCGAGTATCGCGTCACGGTGGCGGGCGACGGGCACACGGCCCTGCAATTGATCGAACGGAACGCATTTCGAGTCGTGATTACCGATTTGATGATGCCGGAGATCACGGGCTTCGACGTCCTGCGCGCGGCGCGATCGAAGTCCGACCGCGTGCAGGTGCTGGTCATGACCGGCTACCCGTCGGAGGACAACAAGCGGCGCTGTCGGAGTCTGGGCTGCTTTGACGTGGTGTCGAAGCCGTTCGACGTGTTCGAAGTTCGCAGTCGGGTGAGACATTGTCTGGCCGATGATCCGGCTGGACCGGCGGGTGGGCGATGA
- a CDS encoding ABC transporter substrate-binding protein: MIPPLLRLSIGVLCASLGAHTAQAQTANQSAGVRVAVVKSLDLPEYNQAQEGFFAELSESGRRPHVQTFTLGAGVEHNDSIWQIIRRGSPDLILAVGTRAAREAVAREQKIPIVYTMVLTMPEDANTGLSRDAHQNLTGATLNISQETQLEEIRRAFPTVRRIGVICDSTRTRAIAERAQRLARQQGLTFEIAWVRDETEVPAAVRHLREITDVLWMLPDQTVLTPRSSRYIIFELIKSGIPVIGLSSAYVKAGALLALECRYDDIGRQSGELAVRILEGASPAMLQETVPRSFLRTINLKVREHIELPMNEAIIKDSNVVVY; this comes from the coding sequence TTGATCCCGCCGCTGTTGCGGCTGTCGATTGGGGTGCTGTGCGCCAGTCTGGGGGCGCACACGGCCCAGGCGCAGACAGCGAATCAGTCCGCCGGTGTTCGCGTGGCGGTCGTCAAGAGTCTGGATCTCCCCGAATACAATCAGGCGCAGGAAGGGTTTTTCGCGGAGCTCTCGGAGAGTGGTCGTCGGCCGCATGTGCAGACGTTCACGCTCGGCGCCGGCGTGGAACACAACGACAGCATCTGGCAGATAATCCGGCGCGGATCCCCCGATTTGATCCTGGCGGTGGGTACGCGCGCCGCGCGCGAAGCCGTCGCACGGGAGCAAAAGATTCCCATCGTGTACACCATGGTGCTGACGATGCCGGAGGATGCCAACACCGGCCTGTCGCGTGACGCGCACCAGAATCTCACCGGCGCGACGCTGAATATTTCCCAGGAGACGCAACTCGAGGAGATCCGTCGCGCGTTCCCGACGGTCAGGCGCATCGGGGTGATCTGTGATTCGACGCGCACACGGGCCATTGCCGAGCGCGCACAGCGATTGGCACGGCAGCAGGGTCTGACCTTTGAAATTGCATGGGTCCGTGATGAGACCGAGGTCCCGGCTGCCGTCCGCCATTTGCGTGAGATCACCGACGTGCTCTGGATGCTGCCCGATCAGACGGTGCTGACTCCACGTTCATCACGGTACATCATTTTCGAGCTGATCAAATCGGGCATCCCGGTCATCGGCCTCTCGTCGGCGTACGTGAAGGCGGGCGCGCTGTTGGCCCTGGAGTGCCGTTACGATGATATCGGTCGGCAGTCCGGCGAACTGGCGGTGCGGATTCTTGAGGGCGCGTCGCCGGCGATGCTGCAAGAAACTGTGCCGCGCAGCTTTCTGCGGACGATCAATCTCAAAGTGCGCGAACACATTGAATTGCCGATGAACGAGGCGATCATCAAGGATTCCAATGTGGTGGTCTATTGA
- a CDS encoding response regulator yields the protein MNRIKPFARVLVVDDEGVIRSLLKEVLTGDGFEVDTASDGAEGLKRFQNNPADLVISDTHMPAMDGPAFVRALRSRQPRVPVIVMDSAGADESERDPRPPMARLTKPFALSEVRSAIARLQIIDGGAGRELPMHFDIAG from the coding sequence ATGAACCGAATCAAACCGTTTGCGCGCGTGCTGGTCGTCGATGATGAAGGCGTCATTCGCAGCCTGCTGAAAGAGGTGCTGACCGGTGACGGCTTTGAAGTCGACACCGCCAGTGACGGCGCCGAGGGGCTGAAGCGGTTTCAAAACAATCCTGCCGATTTGGTCATCTCCGATACGCATATGCCCGCCATGGACGGGCCGGCGTTCGTACGGGCGCTGCGGTCACGTCAGCCGCGAGTCCCGGTCATCGTCATGGATTCGGCCGGAGCTGACGAGTCCGAGCGGGATCCGAGACCCCCGATGGCCCGTCTCACAAAGCCCTTTGCCCTCAGTGAGGTCCGAAGTGCCATCGCGCGTCTGCAGATCATCGACGGCGGCGCCGGTCGAGAACTGCCGATGCACTTCGATATCGCCGGATAG